In a genomic window of Mycolicibacter heraklionensis:
- a CDS encoding ParB/RepB/Spo0J family partition protein — MTGPSRKKGGLGRGLASLIPTGPGEGNEAQGDRGAGLGPRMGDAAADVVLGGVRSAAPAATPEVGAVYREIRPADIEPNPRQPRQVFDDEALAELVHSIREFGLMQPIVVRAVPGSSRYQLVMGERRWRASQQAGLETIPAIVRETEDDNLLRDALLENIHRVQLNPLEEAAAYQQLLDEFGVTHDELATRIGRSRPLVTNMIRLLRLPIAVQRRVAAGVLSAGHARALLSLEAGSEAQEELAARIVAEGLSVRATEEAVTLANRGGTPTPVAPRRKPIQMPGLQDVAERLSTTFDTRVTVSLGKRKGKIVVEFGSVDDLQRIVAMMDSTTS, encoded by the coding sequence ATGACCGGACCGTCGCGTAAGAAGGGCGGCTTGGGCCGCGGCCTGGCCTCGCTCATCCCGACTGGCCCCGGCGAGGGGAACGAGGCCCAGGGCGACCGCGGCGCCGGCCTGGGCCCGCGGATGGGCGATGCCGCCGCCGATGTCGTTCTGGGCGGCGTGCGCAGCGCAGCCCCGGCGGCAACCCCCGAGGTGGGCGCGGTGTACCGCGAGATCAGACCGGCCGACATCGAGCCCAACCCCCGCCAGCCCCGACAGGTTTTCGATGACGAGGCACTGGCCGAGCTGGTGCATTCGATCCGGGAATTCGGGCTTATGCAGCCCATCGTGGTGCGGGCGGTGCCCGGCTCGTCGCGGTACCAGTTGGTCATGGGGGAGCGGCGTTGGCGGGCCTCCCAGCAAGCCGGGCTGGAGACGATCCCGGCGATCGTTCGGGAGACCGAGGACGACAACCTGCTGCGCGACGCGCTGCTGGAGAACATCCACCGGGTACAGCTGAACCCGTTGGAAGAGGCAGCGGCCTACCAGCAATTGCTGGACGAGTTCGGGGTGACCCACGACGAACTGGCCACCCGCATCGGACGCTCCCGCCCCTTGGTGACCAACATGATCCGGCTGTTGCGACTGCCCATCGCCGTGCAGCGCAGGGTCGCCGCCGGCGTGTTGTCGGCGGGCCATGCCCGGGCGCTGCTGTCTCTGGAGGCCGGATCGGAGGCCCAGGAGGAGCTTGCGGCGCGGATCGTGGCCGAGGGCCTGTCGGTGCGCGCCACCGAGGAGGCGGTCACCCTGGCCAACCGCGGAGGCACCCCGACACCGGTCGCGCCGCGGCGCAAGCCGATCCAGATGCCCGGTCTGCAGGACGTCGCCGAGCGGCTGTCGACCACCTTCGACACCCGCGTGACGGT
- a CDS encoding ParA family protein: protein MSRSVPPGVTPRSSATNAAGSAEAVSRETSHGPVSRETSPNFVDTPIGAAAERAMQVLHTNNLLPRPKRRRVFTVANQKGGVGKTTTAVNLAAALAVQGIKTLVIDLDPQGNASTALGIADRKSGTPSSYEVLIGAIPVTSALQQSPHNERLYCIPATIDLAGAEIELVSMVARENRLRNALADLDSFDFDYVFIDCPPSLGLLTVNALVAAPEVLIPIQCEYYALEGVSQLMRNIEMVKAHLNPRLEVTTVLLTMYDGRTKLADQVADEVRRYFGDRVLRTVIPRSVKVSEAPGYSMTIIDYDPGSRGAMSYLDASRELVERDLVDGGGQQ, encoded by the coding sequence ATGAGCAGATCAGTCCCCCCGGGCGTCACGCCACGGTCGTCAGCCACGAACGCCGCGGGTTCTGCCGAGGCGGTTTCACGTGAAACATCGCACGGCCCGGTTTCACGTGAAACATCGCCGAACTTTGTCGACACCCCGATCGGCGCGGCCGCTGAGCGGGCGATGCAGGTACTGCACACGAACAACCTGCTGCCCCGCCCGAAGCGCCGGCGCGTGTTCACCGTCGCCAACCAGAAGGGCGGCGTCGGCAAGACCACCACCGCGGTCAACCTCGCCGCCGCCCTCGCGGTGCAGGGGATCAAGACCTTGGTGATCGACCTCGACCCGCAGGGCAACGCGAGCACCGCGTTGGGAATCGCCGACCGTAAATCCGGCACGCCGTCGTCGTACGAAGTGTTGATCGGCGCGATCCCGGTGACGTCCGCCTTGCAGCAGAGCCCGCACAACGAGCGGCTGTACTGCATCCCGGCCACCATCGATCTGGCCGGCGCCGAGATCGAATTGGTGAGCATGGTGGCGCGGGAGAACCGGCTGCGCAATGCGCTGGCCGATCTGGACAGCTTCGACTTCGACTACGTCTTCATCGACTGCCCGCCCTCGCTGGGCCTCCTGACCGTCAACGCGTTGGTTGCCGCGCCGGAGGTGCTGATCCCGATCCAATGCGAGTACTACGCGCTGGAAGGCGTGTCCCAGTTGATGCGCAACATCGAGATGGTCAAGGCGCACCTCAACCCGCGGCTGGAAGTGACCACCGTGCTGCTGACGATGTATGACGGGCGCACCAAGCTCGCGGACCAGGTAGCCGACGAGGTCCGGCGCTACTTCGGCGACCGGGTGCTGCGCACGGTCATCCCGCGCAGCGTCAAGGTGTCGGAAGCGCCGGGCTACAGCATGACGATCATCGACTATGACCCCGGCTCACGCGGGGCGATGAGCTACTTGGACGCCAGCCGGGAGCTCGTCGAGCGGGACCTGGTCGACGGAGGGGGACAGCAGTGA
- the rsmG gene encoding 16S rRNA (guanine(527)-N(7))-methyltransferase RsmG — MFHVKHVEGAPAPEPPPEAAEVFGDRLPTARRYAALLAGPGVERGLIGPREVERLWERHLLNCAAVGELLEAGERVADIGSGAGLPGIPVAIVRPDVAMTLVEPLLRRSDFLREAVAELGLGGVDVVRGRAEDPAVRDAVGDCDVVLSRAVASLDKISRWSLPLLRKGGRMLAMKGERAQAEVDEHRGVMARLGANDVRVVRCGVNYLTPPATVVLALRAEPEARRAGRRTSGSPARRPTRRNA, encoded by the coding sequence ATGTCGAGGGAGCACCGGCACCCGAGCCGCCCCCGGAGGCGGCGGAAGTCTTCGGCGATCGCCTTCCCACGGCGCGGCGCTACGCAGCCCTCTTGGCGGGCCCCGGTGTCGAGCGCGGATTGATCGGACCCCGGGAAGTCGAGCGGCTCTGGGAACGCCACCTGCTCAACTGCGCGGCGGTCGGGGAGCTGCTGGAGGCCGGGGAGCGGGTCGCAGACATCGGAAGCGGAGCCGGCTTGCCGGGAATACCGGTGGCGATCGTCCGTCCGGACGTAGCTATGACCCTCGTCGAACCGCTCCTCCGGCGCAGCGACTTCCTGCGTGAGGCGGTCGCGGAGCTGGGCCTCGGCGGGGTGGACGTGGTCCGCGGACGTGCCGAAGATCCCGCGGTGCGCGACGCGGTCGGGGACTGCGACGTCGTCCTGTCACGGGCCGTCGCGAGCCTGGACAAGATCAGCCGGTGGAGCCTGCCGCTGCTACGCAAGGGCGGCCGGATGCTGGCGATGAAGGGGGAGCGGGCACAGGCCGAGGTCGACGAGCACCGCGGCGTGATGGCCAGACTAGGCGCGAACGACGTAAGGGTGGTGAGATGTGGCGTGAACTATTTAACCCCGCCCGCGACCGTGGTGCTGGCACTGCGGGCAGAGCCCGAAGCGAGGCGCGCGGGCCGTCGGACATCGGGCAGCCCGGCGCGACGGCCGACCAGGAGGAACGCATGA